The following proteins come from a genomic window of Astatotilapia calliptera chromosome 11, fAstCal1.2, whole genome shotgun sequence:
- the LOC113031539 gene encoding persulfide dioxygenase ETHE1, mitochondrial-like has translation MCSVISRVKPVQRALASTLRLRTNADGLNYAAAQSRRFCPGFITGAQPLWVTSRSYCARIATTDGLLFRQLFEVESSTYTYLLADADTKEAVIIDPVLETIDRDLKFVSELGLKLTVAVNTHCHADHITSTGLMKKRLAGLKSAISKFSGASADIHLKEGDKIPFGRHSLTVRETPGHTDGCITLVTGDQTMAFTGDALLIRGCGRTDFQQGCAKRLYQSIQEKIYTLPDHCLIYPAHDYLGQTVSTVGEERKFNPRLTKSMEEFVKIMNNLNLPKPNKIDISVPANLVCGLHHV, from the exons ATGTGTTCGGTAATAAGCAGAGTGAAGCCCGTTCAGCGGGCCCTGGCTTCGACGCTACGGCTCAGGACAAACGCTGACGGCTTGAATTACGCGGCAGCCCAGAGCAGGCGCTTCTGCCCCGGCTTTATCACTGGAGCTCAGCCGCTATGGGTAACCAGCAGATCCTACTGCGCCAGGATAGCAACGACGGATGGACTCCTCTTCAGACAG TTGTTTGAAGTGGAGAGCAGCACGTACACCTACCTGCTGGCAGACGCAGACACCAAGGAGGCTGTCATCATTGATCCTGTGCTGGAGACCATTGACAGGGACCTGAAATTCGTAAGCGAACTTGGACTCAAACTGACAGTGGCAG ttaacaCCCACTGCCATGCAGACCACATAACAAGTACTGGCCTAATGAAGAAAAGACTTGCTGGTCTGAAGAGTGCCATCTCCAAATTCAGTGGTGCATCTGCTGATATCCACCTAAAAGAGGGAGACAAGATCCCCTTTGGAAGACAC tCTTTGACTGTGAGAGAGACACCAGGACACACTGATGGGTGTATAACGCTGGTAACTGGGGATCAGACTATGGCTTTCACTGGTGACGCTCTTCTCATTAGAGGCTGTGGCAGGACAGACTTCCAGCAGG GTTGTGCCAAAAGGCTCTACCAGTCAATCCAGGAGAAAATCTACACCCTGCCTGACCACTGCCTCATCTACCCAGCACATGACTACTTAG gtcaGACGGTTTCTACAGTGGGCGAGGAGCGCAAGTTTAACCCACGCTTGACTAAGAGCATGGAGGAGTTTGTGAAGATCATGAACAACCTGAACCTCCCTAAGCCTAATAAAATAG ATATTTCAGTGCCTGCCAATCTGGTTTGTGGACTGCACCATGTTTGA